Below is a genomic region from Desulfonatronum thiodismutans.
GGCCCGGGAGGAGAGGGTGTTGCCCATGGTGCCGCCGGGCGCGGCCAACCGAACAATGATCGAGGAGGTGGCCAATGTCTGAGAAGCGCCATACCGTGCTCGACGTGCGGGTCAACAACCATCCCGGCGTGATGTCTCATGTCTGCGGCCTGTTCTCTCGCCGGGCCTTCAACGTGGAGGCTATTCTCTGTCTGCCGGTGAACGGCGGTGAGGAAAGCCGCGTCTGGATGCTGATCTTCGAGGATGACCGCCTGGAGCAAATGATCCGCCAGATGCGCAAGCTGCGGGACGTGCACGAGGTCCGCGTAACGGCTGACGCCGTGGACGTTTTCGCCCAACTGCGACGAATCATGGAGCCGGATACCGGGATAAACGCTCCATGGCCTCAAGAAAACTGAGCAGAGGGGCAACTCCGGAGGCCGTTCGCGGAGAGCGCGGCGGTCCGCGAAGATCCCGCGATTGCGATCCGCGCCAAGCCGGGGTAGTCGCCTTTACCTGAGTGTTTTTAGCCGAACCGGGATGCCGGGCAAAGGAGAAGCGTGATGACAATGCACTCCTGGCTGGTCTATTTGACGCTGATATCCCAGGGCGGTTGCCCTGGGCTGTACTTGTGTCGCCCCTTCAGGGCTTGATTTCAGCCCCAAAGGGGCGACATGTTAGAGCCCAGGGCAACGCCCCGAGACAACGATGGGAAAGCAGGATGAGCCCTGAAAGGGCGACCTACTGTCCAGTGAACACCAAACCGGCAGGTCCGGCCTGAAGATTCTCCTTGCGAACCACTTTGATCATGCCCATGCTCGTTGCCCTCATCACCCGCGGGGCGAGCTTTTAAAACTGCCGTGTAGGCGGCGTAAGACATTGAAATTCGGGTTTAGGCTGGAAACGCCGTGGTGTGACTGTATTAACCATATACAACTTCACGGATCTAGCAGTCCGTTGAAAAATTCCCAATTGCTGCGTCGCCGCAAAAAGTTCAAAATCTCACGTATGAATAAATACGCTTCGATTTTGATTCGATTGCCAGGACGGCAAATCGAAAATGTGGCGAAGCCACAGCCCGGGAGGGCCGGACACAGGACGTGTCCGGTAGCTTTTCTTGCTCCTTGCACTTGGGGTTTTTGAACGGACTGCCGACAAAGGACTTTTTCAACACTCAAATACGCACAAACCAATCTGGATCACGAATTCGATGCCGATCCGACGGAATATGAGGGCCGGGAACAAAATTGCCCTGGGCGCCGTGGTGAAGGTTCTTGTCATAGTCGCGCAAGGGATATATTCGCAACCCAGATCGCTCGCCAGTCCGGTTCCCGGCAACGGGATCACCACAAATCCAACCTTGACCTTCAACACTTGCCTTCGTAGCAGATCCAACCATGCGCACGACACCGCACACGCAGCTCAGAGTTCCGGCGGAGGGACGTTTTCTTGTTCTTGTGCAGGGCCATGTCCGCGACGTGGCGCGCATTGCGGGCTTTCCGGCCAAGGACGTCCTGGCTCTGGAACTGGCGGCCGAGGAGGCCTTTCAGAACATCTGCGCCCACGCCTATCCGGACGGAACCCCGGGGAACATGCTCGTAAAGGGCGAGCTGTTGGAAGGGGAATTGCGCCTGGAGTTCATTGACGAAGGCCTGCCGTTTGACCCGGCGCTGCTCCATCGCCAACCCAAGCGCGCGGAAAGCGAGGTCGTCGGTCTGGGAATGAAGCTCATCCACCACGCGGTGGACGAGGTCCGCTGGGTGAACCGCGGGCGCCAGGGCAAGGCCTTGTGCCTGGTCAAACAGCTGCCCCGGGACGATAGGCCGGGAGGCGGGAGCGACACCCTCATTGCCCAGCCCGCGGTGCATCTCGATACAGAGGCCCACGCGGATCATGCTGCCGGGCGATCCCGGACATCCCAGAGTTCGGGGGCATCCCATGGAGCGCGAACCCCGGAGGCCCATGGACAGCCCATTGAAGTCCGCCCGCTCCAGGCCGACGATGCCCTGGATGTGGCCCGGTTGTTCTGGCTGACCTACGGATACTCCTACAAGAACGAGGCTTTCTACAGGCCCGAGGGGCTTCTGGATCTGGTTACCCGGGGCGTCCTCGCCAGCTACGTGGCCGTAACCAGTGACGGCGAGGTGGTCGGCCATGCCGGGCTGTTGCGGCCCGAGCCCGTGCCCATGGCCGAGATGGCCCTGCTGGTGGTCTCTCCGGCGTACCGGGGTCGCGGCCTGATGAAGCAGTTCTTCTCCGCCCTCTCGAACCGGGCCCGCGAGATGGGCCTGTTCGGCCTTTCCCTCAATCCGGTCACCAGTCATTCCATCAGCCAACGCAACGTCATCAACATGGGCGGTCGCCCCTGCGGTCTGGACCTCGCGGCCTGCCCTCCGCGTCAGTTCAAGGCCATGGGCCTGGAAGACGGCCCCGGCCATCGGGAATCCTATCTGCACTGCTTTCTCTATTTGACGAATCCGAATCTGGCCCTGGCCCCAGCCCTGGCCTTTGTCCCGGAGCGGCACCGACGCATCACGGAGCGCATCTACGAAAACCTGGAGCGCCCCTTGATCCCGGCCGCGGTGGAAGTCGACCAGGGTTCGAGGGAAAGGGCCAGCGGCGTCTATACGGTGTCCTTTGATCGCGGACTGTTGAAGGGCGTGGTGCGGGTCTCGACCGCCGATGCGCGGCAATGGCCGGAAATTTTGCGAGCGGGCACGGATCTTCTGGACATTGCCGGGGCCGAGGTGGTGCATGTCGATCTGCCTCTGGCCCAGCGAGCCACGGCGGTGCTTTGCGAGTTGGCCGAGGCCGCCGGTTTCTTCTTCGCCGGGATCTGGCCCCATGCGGCGGAGGACGGCGACATGCTGCGGCTCAGCCGTCCGTCCGCTCCACTGGACATGAGTCTGCTGCGTCTGCACTCGGATTTTGCTCAGGAGCTGGCGGAGTACGTGGGGACGGAGATGAAGAGGGCAGCCACGATATACGATTCTCATCGGCGTGACCTGGAACACTGAATTCTCGAAGCATCCCCCCAGGAATCTCATTCTCTCTTCTCAATGCGCGCCGTTTCCTCATAAATCCGGTCACGGGGGCCGATGGCAATGATCTGGATTTCTCTCTTTTCCGTCAGGCTGTAGATGATCCGGAATCTGCTGACGCGAAAACTTCGCAGGCCCTCCAGTTCCCGCTTCAAGGGCTTCCCCAGTGTCGGATTCTCCACGATCAGCGCAAGCGCCTCGCGGACTTTTCGTTTCAGCTCAGGATGCAGACCGCGAATCAGTGCAGCCAGATCGTCCGAGACGCGCAGTCGATACAAAGGACTTCGGCTCATTCGGCGAAAAGTTCGTCAATGGTGTACAGGCCGGCCTTGTTTTCCTTCATATCCCGCATTCCAGAGACAATT
It encodes:
- the ilvN gene encoding acetolactate synthase small subunit, with amino-acid sequence MSEKRHTVLDVRVNNHPGVMSHVCGLFSRRAFNVEAILCLPVNGGEESRVWMLIFEDDRLEQMIRQMRKLRDVHEVRVTADAVDVFAQLRRIMEPDTGINAPWPQEN
- a CDS encoding GNAT family N-acetyltransferase, encoding MRTTPHTQLRVPAEGRFLVLVQGHVRDVARIAGFPAKDVLALELAAEEAFQNICAHAYPDGTPGNMLVKGELLEGELRLEFIDEGLPFDPALLHRQPKRAESEVVGLGMKLIHHAVDEVRWVNRGRQGKALCLVKQLPRDDRPGGGSDTLIAQPAVHLDTEAHADHAAGRSRTSQSSGASHGARTPEAHGQPIEVRPLQADDALDVARLFWLTYGYSYKNEAFYRPEGLLDLVTRGVLASYVAVTSDGEVVGHAGLLRPEPVPMAEMALLVVSPAYRGRGLMKQFFSALSNRAREMGLFGLSLNPVTSHSISQRNVINMGGRPCGLDLAACPPRQFKAMGLEDGPGHRESYLHCFLYLTNPNLALAPALAFVPERHRRITERIYENLERPLIPAAVEVDQGSRERASGVYTVSFDRGLLKGVVRVSTADARQWPEILRAGTDLLDIAGAEVVHVDLPLAQRATAVLCELAEAAGFFFAGIWPHAAEDGDMLRLSRPSAPLDMSLLRLHSDFAQELAEYVGTEMKRAATIYDSHRRDLEH
- a CDS encoding type II toxin-antitoxin system RelE family toxin, whose translation is MSRSPLYRLRVSDDLAALIRGLHPELKRKVREALALIVENPTLGKPLKRELEGLRSFRVSRFRIIYSLTEKREIQIIAIGPRDRIYEETARIEKRE